One Amycolatopsis thermophila DNA segment encodes these proteins:
- a CDS encoding dihydrolipoyl dehydrogenase family protein: protein MSEETFDVIVIGGGPVGENAADRAVKGGLSAALVEQERFGGECSYWACIPSKALLRPGNALAAARRLPGVPVGGALDPVKVFERRDAFTSKGDDSGQVEWARGAGIETIRGRARITGEREITVDGGRVLRARHAVVVCTGSVPKTPPIPGLDEVPTWGSRDATAGSTVPGRLAVVGGGVVGVEMAQAWARFGAQVDLIITGPRPLPRYPDFAGDAVAEGLRADGVRVHANSGLERASEVDGAARLELTGGQVLTADEVLVATGRRPATDDLGLEVVGLAPGKPLTVDDSGLVSEVDGEWLYAAGDVTGRALLTHQGKYAARVVGDVIAARAAGKPVDTRPWGKHSSTADHYAVPQVVFTDPEVAAVGLTEPEPGAPHRVVDIDIAVAGSSLHADGYAGKARMIVDTEREVLVGVTFVGQDVAELLHSATVAVAGEVPVGRLWHAVPSFPTISEVWLRLLEEYGL from the coding sequence ATGTCCGAGGAGACTTTTGACGTCATCGTGATCGGTGGCGGACCGGTGGGGGAGAACGCGGCGGACCGGGCGGTCAAGGGCGGCCTGTCCGCGGCGCTGGTCGAGCAGGAGCGGTTCGGGGGCGAGTGCTCGTACTGGGCTTGCATCCCGAGCAAAGCGTTGCTGCGACCGGGAAACGCGCTCGCGGCGGCACGCCGCCTGCCCGGCGTGCCGGTGGGCGGCGCCCTCGACCCGGTGAAGGTGTTCGAGCGCCGCGACGCCTTCACCAGCAAGGGCGACGACAGCGGTCAGGTCGAGTGGGCCCGCGGTGCCGGCATCGAAACCATCCGCGGCCGCGCCCGCATCACCGGTGAGCGCGAGATCACTGTGGACGGCGGCCGGGTGCTGCGCGCGCGGCACGCTGTGGTGGTCTGTACCGGTAGCGTGCCGAAGACCCCGCCGATCCCGGGACTGGACGAGGTGCCGACCTGGGGTTCCCGCGACGCCACGGCCGGCAGCACGGTGCCCGGACGGCTCGCGGTGGTCGGCGGCGGCGTGGTCGGCGTCGAGATGGCGCAGGCGTGGGCCCGCTTCGGTGCGCAGGTCGATCTGATCATCACCGGTCCGCGCCCGTTGCCGCGGTACCCGGACTTCGCCGGTGACGCCGTGGCCGAGGGGCTGCGCGCGGACGGCGTCCGGGTGCACGCGAACTCCGGCCTCGAGCGTGCCTCCGAAGTGGACGGTGCGGCCCGGCTGGAGCTCACCGGCGGCCAGGTTCTCACGGCCGACGAGGTGCTGGTGGCCACCGGGCGGCGGCCCGCGACCGACGACCTCGGGCTGGAGGTCGTGGGCCTCGCGCCCGGTAAGCCGCTCACCGTCGACGACAGCGGGCTGGTGTCCGAAGTGGACGGCGAATGGCTGTACGCGGCGGGCGACGTCACCGGCCGGGCGCTGCTGACGCACCAGGGCAAGTACGCGGCCCGCGTGGTGGGCGACGTGATCGCCGCCCGCGCGGCCGGCAAGCCGGTGGACACCCGCCCGTGGGGCAAGCACAGCAGCACCGCGGACCACTACGCGGTACCGCAGGTCGTGTTCACCGACCCGGAGGTCGCCGCGGTGGGGCTGACCGAGCCGGAACCCGGCGCGCCGCACCGGGTGGTGGACATCGACATCGCGGTGGCCGGGTCGTCGCTGCACGCCGACGGCTACGCGGGCAAGGCCAGGATGATCGTCGACACCGAGCGGGAGGTGCTGGTCGGCGTCACGTTCGTCGGCCAGGACGTCGCCGAGCTGCTGCACTCAGCGACGGTCGCCGTCGCGGGCGAGGTGCCGGTCGGGCGGTTGTGGCACGCGGTCCCGTCGTTCCCCACGATCAGCGAGGTGTGGCTGCGGCTGCTCGAGGAGTACGGCCTCTGA
- a CDS encoding secondary thiamine-phosphate synthase enzyme YjbQ has translation MYSKEIEVNTGGRAVVHDLTKEAGAFLAEAEAADGLLHVFVPHATAGLAILETGAGSDDDLLTALDELLPRDSRWRHQHGSKGHGRDHVLPALVPPYASVPVLGGSPALGTWQSICLVDTNIDNPVRHVRFSYLAG, from the coding sequence ATGTACTCCAAGGAGATCGAGGTGAACACCGGCGGCCGTGCCGTCGTGCACGACCTGACCAAGGAGGCCGGGGCGTTCCTGGCGGAGGCGGAGGCGGCCGACGGGCTGCTGCACGTCTTCGTGCCGCACGCCACCGCGGGCCTGGCGATCCTGGAGACCGGTGCGGGCAGCGACGACGACCTGCTCACCGCGCTGGACGAGCTGCTGCCGCGGGACAGCCGGTGGCGGCACCAGCACGGCAGCAAGGGCCACGGACGCGACCACGTGCTGCCCGCGCTGGTGCCGCCGTACGCGAGCGTGCCGGTGCTGGGCGGGTCGCCGGCATTGGGCACCTGGCAGTCGATCTGCCTGGTGGACACCAACATCGACAACCCGGTGCGGCACGTGCGGTTCAGCTACCTCGCCGGCTGA
- a CDS encoding LLM class flavin-dependent oxidoreductase encodes MHLAVALEGAGWHPAAWREPDARPDELFRPRYWGDLVIEAERGLLDFVTIEDSLGAPRDGRTDRVDGRLDAVLVASRVAPLTRHIGFLPTAVATHTEPFHLSKAIATLDYVSSGRGGVRVRIASSAEDAKHFGRREFPVPLPDLAEEAGDWVEVVRRLWDSWEDDAEIRDVATGRFIDRDKLHYIDFAGRFFSVKGPSITPRPPQGQPPVAVLSHITEIHRLAARSSDLVFVTPHDSDEARALSAEIHGLRPDLLVFGDVVVFLDETERAARDRRARLDDRAEYAPDALIFTGTPAQLADHLLAWRDAGLSGFRLRPAALPHDLTAITRGLVPELQQRGGFRREYEATTLRGLLGLERPANRYAGAMR; translated from the coding sequence ATGCATCTCGCGGTGGCACTGGAGGGCGCGGGCTGGCACCCGGCCGCGTGGCGGGAGCCGGACGCGCGCCCGGACGAGCTGTTCCGCCCGCGGTACTGGGGCGACCTGGTGATCGAGGCCGAACGCGGCCTCCTGGACTTCGTGACGATCGAGGACTCCCTGGGCGCGCCACGGGACGGGCGCACCGACCGGGTGGACGGGCGCCTGGACGCGGTGCTGGTCGCGTCCCGCGTCGCGCCGCTGACCCGGCACATCGGGTTCCTGCCGACCGCGGTCGCCACGCACACCGAGCCGTTCCACCTGTCCAAGGCGATCGCCACGCTCGACTACGTCTCGTCCGGCCGCGGCGGCGTCCGGGTCCGGATCGCGAGCAGCGCCGAGGACGCGAAGCACTTCGGCCGCCGCGAGTTCCCGGTACCCCTGCCCGACCTGGCCGAGGAGGCCGGCGACTGGGTGGAGGTGGTGCGGCGGCTGTGGGACAGCTGGGAGGACGACGCCGAGATCCGCGACGTCGCCACCGGCCGGTTCATCGACCGCGACAAGCTGCACTACATCGACTTCGCCGGCCGGTTCTTCAGCGTCAAGGGCCCGTCGATCACGCCGCGCCCGCCGCAGGGACAGCCGCCGGTCGCGGTGCTCTCGCACATCACCGAGATCCACCGCCTCGCCGCGCGCTCGTCGGACCTCGTGTTCGTCACCCCGCACGACAGCGACGAGGCGCGGGCTCTGTCCGCGGAGATCCACGGGTTGCGGCCGGACCTGCTCGTCTTCGGTGACGTCGTGGTGTTCCTCGACGAGACCGAGCGCGCCGCCCGCGACCGCAGGGCACGCCTGGACGATCGCGCCGAGTACGCCCCGGACGCCCTGATCTTCACCGGTACCCCCGCCCAGCTGGCCGACCACTTGCTGGCCTGGCGCGACGCCGGGTTGTCCGGCTTCCGGCTGCGGCCGGCCGCCCTGCCGCACGACCTGACCGCCATCACCCGCGGGCTGGTGCCCGAACTGCAGCAGCGCGGCGGATTCCGCCGCGAGTACGAGGCCACCACGCTGCGGGGCCTGCTCGGACTCGAGCGCCCCGCGAACCGGTACGCAGGAGCGATGCGATGA
- a CDS encoding beta-ketoacyl-[acyl-carrier-protein] synthase family protein, translated as MSNIDVVITGIGATTPLGGDVASTWEGLLAGRSGIRRIEADWVERFDLPVKIGATLAEDPAEKLPRVQARRLDRCEQIALIAARQAWADAGFEQPSDERTDVDPERLGVSIGTGIGGPLTLLAMDDLLEQEGIRKVSPLTVPMLMPNGPAAHVGIDLKARAGVHSPVSACASGAEGIANGYQMIQNGRADVVVAGGAESCIHPITVAGFAQARTVSTRNDEPERASRPFDTDRDGFVLGEGAGVVVLERADRAKARGARIYGRLAGYGITSDAHHITGNHPEGIGQIAAMANAMTMAGLTSADVGHVNAHATSTVVGDIGEANAIRKAVGEHPVVTAPKSALGHLVGGAGAVEGILTLLSIYHGLVPPTLNLENLDPKVGLDVVAGEPRKVELTAAMSNSFGFGGHNTALLFTGE; from the coding sequence ATGAGCAACATCGACGTCGTGATCACCGGGATCGGCGCGACGACGCCACTCGGCGGGGACGTCGCGTCCACGTGGGAGGGCTTGCTCGCCGGCCGCAGCGGCATCCGGCGGATCGAGGCCGACTGGGTCGAGCGGTTCGACCTGCCGGTCAAGATCGGCGCCACGCTCGCCGAGGATCCGGCGGAGAAGCTGCCGCGCGTGCAGGCGCGCCGGCTGGACCGGTGTGAGCAGATCGCGCTCATCGCCGCCCGGCAGGCGTGGGCCGACGCCGGTTTCGAGCAGCCGTCCGACGAGCGCACCGACGTCGACCCGGAGCGGCTCGGCGTGTCCATCGGCACCGGCATCGGCGGGCCGCTGACGCTGCTGGCGATGGACGACCTGCTCGAGCAGGAAGGCATCCGCAAGGTCTCGCCGCTGACCGTGCCGATGCTGATGCCGAACGGGCCGGCCGCGCACGTCGGGATCGACCTCAAGGCCCGGGCCGGGGTGCACTCGCCGGTTTCGGCGTGTGCCTCCGGTGCCGAGGGGATCGCCAACGGCTACCAGATGATCCAGAACGGCCGGGCCGACGTCGTGGTGGCGGGCGGTGCGGAGTCGTGCATCCACCCGATCACCGTGGCCGGGTTCGCCCAGGCCCGGACCGTGTCGACTCGCAACGACGAGCCGGAGCGGGCGTCGCGCCCGTTCGACACCGATCGCGACGGGTTCGTGCTCGGTGAGGGCGCGGGTGTGGTCGTGCTGGAGCGGGCCGACCGGGCCAAGGCCCGCGGCGCGCGGATCTACGGTCGCCTGGCGGGGTACGGCATCACGTCGGACGCGCACCACATCACGGGCAACCACCCGGAGGGCATCGGCCAGATCGCCGCGATGGCCAACGCGATGACGATGGCGGGTCTCACCTCGGCCGACGTGGGGCACGTGAACGCGCACGCGACGTCCACGGTGGTCGGCGACATCGGCGAGGCCAACGCGATCCGCAAGGCCGTCGGCGAGCACCCGGTGGTGACCGCGCCGAAGTCGGCCCTGGGTCACCTGGTGGGTGGCGCCGGGGCGGTCGAGGGCATCCTCACGCTGCTGTCGATCTACCACGGGCTGGTGCCGCCGACGCTGAACCTGGAGAACCTGGACCCGAAGGTCGGGCTCGACGTGGTGGCGGGTGAGCCGCGCAAGGTGGAGCTGACCGCGGCGATGAGCAACTCGTTCGGTTTCGGCGGGCACAACACGGCGCTGCTGTTCACCGGCGAGTGA
- a CDS encoding HAD family hydrolase, with protein sequence MTSSAHRLVLWDIDQTLIDLRGAGRGWYRQVLEEVTGVAMTGMPDFFGRTERAITAEVLTLHGIEPTEDLIRKMWAALTAVSELALPELGKRGLALPGAAAALAAVAGAGGALQSLVTGNLREIAWHKLSAFGLHTHLDFEIGGYGDLSAHRPDLVAYAVDRAQAAHGTPFEPTSVIVVGDTPHDIDAARAHGAVAVGVATGRFDSAALREAGAHVVLRDLSDTDRVLAAVFG encoded by the coding sequence GTGACGAGCAGTGCGCACCGGCTGGTGCTGTGGGACATCGACCAGACGCTCATCGACCTGCGCGGAGCCGGCCGGGGCTGGTACCGGCAGGTGCTCGAGGAGGTGACCGGTGTCGCGATGACCGGGATGCCGGACTTCTTCGGCCGGACGGAACGGGCGATCACCGCCGAGGTGCTGACCCTGCACGGAATCGAGCCGACCGAGGACCTGATCCGGAAGATGTGGGCGGCGCTGACGGCGGTGTCGGAGCTGGCCCTGCCCGAGCTCGGCAAGCGGGGTCTGGCGCTCCCGGGCGCCGCGGCGGCGCTGGCCGCGGTGGCGGGCGCGGGCGGGGCGCTGCAGTCGCTGGTGACGGGGAACCTGCGGGAGATCGCGTGGCACAAGCTGTCCGCGTTCGGGCTGCACACGCACCTGGACTTCGAGATCGGCGGCTACGGCGACCTGTCCGCGCACCGGCCGGACCTGGTGGCGTACGCGGTGGACCGGGCGCAGGCCGCGCACGGGACGCCGTTCGAGCCCACGTCGGTGATCGTCGTGGGCGACACGCCCCACGACATCGACGCGGCCCGCGCGCACGGCGCGGTGGCGGTGGGGGTCGCGACGGGCCGCTTCGACTCGGCGGCGTTGCGCGAGGCCGGGGCGCACGTGGTGCTGCGCGATCTCAGCGACACCGACCGGGTGCTGGCCGCGGTGTTCGGCTGA
- a CDS encoding NtaA/DmoA family FMN-dependent monooxygenase (This protein belongs to a clade of FMN-dependent monooxygenases, within a broader family of flavin-dependent oxidoreductases, the luciferase-like monooxygenase (LMM) family, some of whose members use coenzyme F420 rather than FMN.), which translates to MKQIHLAAHFPGVNNTTVWSDPRAGSHIEFSSFVHLAQTAERAKFDFFFLAEGLRLREHAGEIYDLDVVGRPDTFTVLAALAAVTDRLGLTGTINSTFNEPYEVARQFASLDHLSEGRAGWNVVTSWDAFTGENFRRGGYLPEEQRYQRAKLFLQTAFELFDSWGDDDIAADKESGVFLRNPRAGTFEHRDAQFDIAGRFNVPRGPQGRPVILQAGDSDEGREFAAATADAIFTRHGTLEAGQKFYADVKRRMAAYGREPHQLLVLPAATFVLGDTDAEAEELANVVRYQQVSGQTAIKFLEQVWNRDLSGYDPEGPLPDVEPVVGSGQLAKGRAQTRMYRDPVATVREWRELAEAKKLSIRDLVVEVSGRQTFVGAPGTVAEAINTYVQEDASDGFILVPHVTPGGLDPFADKVVPLLQERGVFRTEYSGTTLRDHLGVG; encoded by the coding sequence ATGAAGCAGATCCACCTCGCCGCGCACTTCCCCGGCGTCAACAACACCACGGTGTGGAGCGACCCGCGGGCCGGCAGCCACATCGAGTTCTCCTCGTTCGTGCACCTCGCGCAGACCGCCGAGCGCGCGAAGTTCGACTTCTTCTTCCTCGCCGAGGGGCTGCGGCTGCGCGAGCACGCGGGCGAGATCTACGACCTCGACGTGGTGGGCCGCCCGGACACCTTCACCGTGCTGGCCGCGCTCGCCGCCGTCACCGACCGGCTCGGCCTGACCGGCACGATCAACTCGACGTTCAACGAGCCCTACGAGGTCGCCCGCCAGTTCGCCAGCCTCGACCACCTGTCCGAGGGGCGCGCCGGGTGGAACGTGGTGACCTCGTGGGACGCGTTCACCGGCGAGAACTTCCGCCGCGGTGGTTACCTGCCCGAGGAGCAGCGCTACCAGCGCGCGAAGCTGTTCCTCCAGACGGCGTTCGAGCTGTTCGACTCCTGGGGCGACGACGACATCGCCGCGGACAAGGAGTCCGGCGTGTTCCTGCGCAACCCGCGCGCGGGGACGTTCGAGCACCGCGACGCGCAGTTCGACATCGCCGGCCGGTTCAACGTGCCGCGCGGGCCGCAGGGCAGGCCGGTGATCCTGCAGGCCGGTGACTCGGACGAGGGGCGCGAGTTCGCCGCGGCGACGGCCGACGCCATCTTCACCCGCCACGGCACGCTCGAGGCGGGGCAGAAGTTCTACGCCGACGTGAAACGCCGGATGGCCGCGTACGGGCGCGAGCCGCACCAGCTGCTGGTGCTGCCCGCGGCGACGTTCGTGCTCGGCGACACCGACGCCGAGGCCGAAGAGCTGGCGAACGTCGTGCGGTACCAGCAGGTCAGCGGCCAGACCGCGATCAAGTTCCTCGAGCAGGTGTGGAACCGCGACCTGTCCGGCTACGACCCGGAGGGCCCGCTGCCCGACGTCGAACCGGTCGTCGGCTCGGGGCAGCTGGCGAAGGGGCGCGCGCAGACCCGCATGTACCGGGATCCGGTGGCGACGGTGCGGGAGTGGCGCGAGCTGGCGGAGGCGAAGAAGCTGTCGATCCGCGATCTGGTGGTGGAGGTCAGCGGGCGGCAGACGTTCGTCGGCGCCCCGGGGACCGTCGCCGAGGCGATCAACACCTACGTACAGGAGGACGCGAGCGACGGGTTCATCCTGGTCCCGCACGTCACGCCCGGCGGGCTGGACCCGTTCGCGGACAAGGTGGTGCCACTGCTGCAGGAACGGGGCGTGTTCCGCACCGAGTACAGCGGCACCACGCTGCGGGACCACCTCGGTGTCGGGTAG
- a CDS encoding ABC transporter permease encodes MAGTSRRPAAGLAALAGALIAVVLGLLTVGVQASVEPHGLPVAVAVPDNGPPQLKAAAQRVLTQGGEALSWRVTSPGEGRRLLADKDVYGVLDLSPGQVGVVVSGAINPSGTQVVQQALTGAGQALAAAMAQATGTAAPPVRVETLHPATPAGRIAPLAVSVLAWIGALAAGALLVVLSERAGRRVGPAARLTQVATTAVLITGVAAGFLALWDSSLPLGWDVLGFILLTAAAFASVQAALLRLLGIRAMAILGPLYLLAPNVAGQVPELLNPAYRILLWSWTPFRFSTEGTRSLLQGTPGAPDVTTGIWVLGAMLVAGLVVALWPPRAKRPEPVTTPELQPAR; translated from the coding sequence ATGGCCGGAACATCCCGAAGGCCCGCGGCCGGGCTCGCGGCCCTGGCCGGCGCGCTGATCGCGGTGGTGCTCGGACTGCTCACGGTCGGCGTGCAGGCCTCGGTCGAGCCGCACGGACTACCCGTCGCGGTCGCGGTGCCCGACAACGGCCCGCCGCAGCTGAAAGCCGCCGCGCAACGCGTCTTGACCCAGGGCGGCGAGGCGTTGAGCTGGCGCGTCACCTCGCCGGGGGAAGGCCGGCGGCTGCTGGCGGACAAGGACGTCTACGGCGTCCTGGACCTGAGCCCCGGACAGGTCGGCGTCGTGGTCTCCGGCGCCATCAACCCGAGCGGCACCCAGGTCGTGCAGCAGGCCCTGACCGGAGCCGGGCAGGCTCTGGCGGCCGCGATGGCACAGGCGACCGGCACGGCCGCGCCCCCGGTGCGCGTCGAGACCCTGCACCCGGCGACCCCCGCGGGCCGGATCGCGCCGCTCGCGGTCAGCGTCCTCGCCTGGATCGGCGCCCTCGCCGCGGGCGCGCTGCTCGTCGTCCTCAGCGAACGCGCCGGCCGGCGAGTCGGCCCGGCGGCCCGGCTCACCCAGGTCGCCACCACCGCCGTGCTGATCACCGGTGTCGCCGCCGGCTTCCTCGCGCTGTGGGACTCGTCGCTGCCGCTGGGATGGGACGTGCTCGGCTTCATCCTGCTGACCGCGGCGGCGTTCGCGTCCGTGCAGGCCGCCCTGCTGCGGCTGCTGGGCATCCGGGCGATGGCGATCCTCGGGCCGTTGTACCTGCTCGCGCCGAACGTCGCCGGGCAGGTGCCGGAGCTGCTGAACCCGGCCTACCGGATCCTGCTGTGGTCGTGGACGCCGTTCCGGTTCTCCACCGAGGGCACCCGCAGCCTGCTGCAGGGCACGCCGGGCGCGCCGGATGTCACCACCGGCATCTGGGTGCTCGGCGCGATGCTGGTGGCCGGGCTCGTGGTGGCCCTCTGGCCTCCGCGCGCGAAGCGGCCCGAGCCCGTGACAACGCCGGAGCTTCAGCCGGCGAGGTAG
- a CDS encoding histone-like nucleoid-structuring protein Lsr2, whose product MAKNTAVELLDDLNGEPAAETVRFGLDGVEYDIDLSDSNADGLRELLGTYVRAGRRTGGRKRPPRRLTPPKRARRAKTPATTAKTADQKAAPARSTRSAGAEAKRTRAAKPAGTTSAAAATGKRVSAKSAARTAGRQTEAGAKSAGKATGKAGSAGAKAAGAKPGGAKTAAAKATGAKTATAKSGGAKTATAKTAATRSTGTKAAAAKTATAQATGAKATAAKSGTKPAAAASRKTATKSQAKATAKAGAAGTEAKTATKSSRAKAKPATPAAAAENTATANNATPSTATPKPATENGTTTKPAAENTSAKKPAAKKVTAAEKAPRRPVRKAPPVVFSAAGS is encoded by the coding sequence GTGGCGAAGAACACCGCGGTGGAACTACTGGACGACCTGAACGGCGAACCGGCCGCGGAGACGGTGCGGTTCGGGCTGGACGGCGTCGAGTACGACATCGACCTCTCCGACTCGAACGCGGACGGCCTGCGTGAACTGCTGGGCACCTACGTCCGGGCGGGGCGCCGCACGGGTGGCCGCAAGCGCCCGCCGCGCCGCCTGACCCCGCCGAAGCGCGCCCGCCGGGCCAAAACCCCTGCCACCACGGCGAAAACCGCGGATCAGAAGGCTGCCCCGGCGCGGTCCACCCGCTCGGCCGGCGCCGAGGCGAAACGCACCCGCGCCGCGAAGCCGGCCGGGACCACGAGCGCTGCGGCGGCCACCGGCAAGCGGGTGAGCGCGAAGAGCGCCGCCCGGACCGCCGGACGGCAGACCGAGGCCGGCGCGAAGTCGGCTGGCAAGGCGACGGGGAAGGCCGGCTCCGCCGGCGCCAAGGCTGCCGGCGCGAAGCCGGGCGGTGCGAAGACGGCTGCGGCCAAGGCCACCGGCGCCAAGACCGCCACCGCCAAGTCCGGCGGCGCCAAGACCGCCACGGCCAAGACGGCGGCCACCCGGTCCACCGGCACCAAGGCGGCTGCTGCCAAGACCGCTACCGCACAGGCCACCGGCGCCAAGGCGACCGCCGCGAAGTCCGGCACGAAGCCGGCCGCCGCCGCGAGCCGGAAGACGGCGACGAAGAGCCAGGCCAAGGCGACCGCGAAGGCCGGCGCCGCGGGCACCGAAGCCAAGACGGCCACGAAGTCCTCGCGCGCCAAGGCGAAGCCGGCCACTCCGGCAGCGGCCGCCGAGAACACCGCCACCGCGAACAACGCCACCCCGAGCACGGCCACGCCGAAGCCGGCCACGGAGAACGGCACCACCACGAAGCCGGCCGCCGAGAACACCAGCGCCAAGAAGCCGGCCGCGAAGAAGGTCACCGCGGCGGAGAAGGCGCCCCGCAGGCCGGTGCGCAAGGCGCCGCCCGTGGTGTTCTCCGCGGCGGGCAGCTGA
- a CDS encoding acyl carrier protein, translating to MADKQEILSGLAEIVEEVAGVAQDDVSLEKSFVDDLDIDSLSMVEIAVQAEDKFGVKIPDDELANLKTVGDAVDYVSANAK from the coding sequence GTGGCGGACAAGCAGGAGATCCTCAGCGGCCTCGCCGAGATCGTCGAGGAGGTCGCGGGTGTCGCGCAGGACGACGTGAGCCTGGAGAAGTCCTTCGTCGACGACCTGGACATCGACTCGCTGTCGATGGTGGAGATCGCGGTGCAGGCCGAGGACAAGTTCGGGGTCAAGATCCCGGACGACGAGCTGGCCAACCTCAAGACCGTGGGCGACGCGGTGGACTACGTGTCCGCCAACGCCAAGTAA
- a CDS encoding alpha/beta fold hydrolase, with translation MPSDRELSLPDGRTLAWSSTAPADGTPVLFLAGAATGRSMTFGSAHLAELGVRLVTVDRPGLGGSTHDPRRSAGSTAADLACLVARLGGAVPVVANSQAAVFGLALAERGDAARLLLVSPADEVADPRVFARLPASVRQVVTMVRDDPAAARALFAALGPEGLERMVVDGAGQADRAVYTDPAFLAAFRAALAEGFANDGAGYATDTVLAMTRWPLDWPSIRTPVEVWFGEADRTHSPDLGELLTSRIPGAVRRVVAGAGGALLWTHAKDVLVAALAGG, from the coding sequence GTGCCCAGTGATCGTGAACTGTCCCTGCCGGACGGCCGCACCCTCGCCTGGTCCTCGACCGCACCCGCGGACGGCACGCCCGTGCTGTTCCTCGCCGGTGCCGCCACCGGCCGTTCGATGACCTTCGGCTCGGCACATCTCGCCGAGCTCGGCGTCCGGCTGGTGACGGTGGACCGTCCCGGTCTGGGCGGCTCGACGCACGATCCGCGGCGGTCGGCCGGTTCGACCGCCGCGGACCTCGCGTGCCTGGTCGCGCGGCTCGGCGGTGCGGTCCCGGTGGTGGCGAACTCGCAGGCCGCGGTGTTCGGGCTCGCGCTCGCGGAGCGAGGGGACGCGGCGCGGCTGTTGCTGGTGTCCCCGGCGGACGAGGTCGCTGATCCCCGGGTCTTCGCACGCTTGCCCGCGTCCGTGCGGCAGGTCGTGACGATGGTCCGCGACGACCCCGCCGCGGCGCGGGCGCTCTTCGCCGCGCTCGGCCCCGAGGGCCTGGAACGGATGGTGGTCGACGGCGCCGGCCAGGCCGACCGTGCGGTGTACACCGACCCGGCCTTCCTGGCCGCGTTCCGCGCCGCACTGGCCGAGGGGTTCGCCAACGACGGCGCGGGTTACGCGACCGACACGGTCCTCGCGATGACGAGGTGGCCGCTGGACTGGCCGAGCATCCGGACACCGGTCGAGGTGTGGTTCGGCGAGGCGGACCGCACCCATTCGCCGGACCTGGGGGAGTTGCTGACGTCGCGCATCCCCGGCGCCGTGCGCCGTGTCGTGGCCGGAGCCGGTGGGGCTCTCCTCTGGACCCACGCGAAGGACGTCCTCGTCGCGGCACTGGCCGGGGGTTAG
- a CDS encoding DUF3145 domain-containing protein — MSTRGVVYVHSSPSAVCPHVEWAISGTLGTRVDLKWTAQPAAPGQLRAECTWSAPAGTGAKLASGLKAWPMLRFEVTEEPSTGVDGERFCYVPGLGLWRGRTSANGDIVVGEDQLRTLVATCRAAEQLAHRLDELLASSWDEALEPFRHAGDGAPVTWLHRVG; from the coding sequence GTGAGCACCCGTGGCGTGGTTTACGTCCACTCGTCGCCGTCTGCGGTGTGCCCGCACGTCGAGTGGGCGATTTCGGGCACCCTGGGTACCCGAGTGGATCTGAAGTGGACGGCGCAGCCCGCCGCCCCGGGGCAGCTTCGTGCCGAGTGCACGTGGAGCGCGCCCGCCGGAACCGGCGCCAAGCTGGCGTCCGGTCTGAAGGCGTGGCCGATGCTGCGCTTCGAGGTGACCGAGGAGCCGAGCACCGGCGTCGACGGTGAGCGGTTCTGCTACGTGCCCGGGCTGGGCCTGTGGCGCGGCCGGACGAGCGCCAACGGAGACATCGTCGTGGGTGAGGACCAGTTGCGGACCCTGGTCGCGACGTGCCGCGCGGCGGAGCAGCTGGCGCACCGGCTGGACGAACTGCTGGCCTCCAGCTGGGACGAGGCACTCGAGCCGTTCCGGCACGCGGGGGACGGGGCGCCCGTGACCTGGCTGCACCGAGTCGGGTGA